A genomic window from Polaribacter gangjinensis includes:
- a CDS encoding rhomboid family intramembrane serine protease encodes MLENQNLVVILIIIANVLFSMKGFDNYYFFEMYKFQINKILSGEKIRMISSGFLHADWVHLGFNMYALYLFGDIVSKILGAPNFLIIYFGSLLAGSLYTLYYHKSEPYYSAIGASGAVSGIVYASILLFPDMQLLLFFAIPMPGYVFGVGYLLYSIYGMKRQLGNIGHAAHLGGTIGGFAITLLLVPELFLVNTIFVFLLAIPIILLLIFGNKLKSL; translated from the coding sequence ATGTTAGAAAATCAAAATTTAGTAGTTATCCTTATTATCATTGCAAATGTATTGTTCTCGATGAAAGGATTTGACAATTATTATTTTTTTGAAATGTATAAATTTCAAATAAATAAAATTTTAAGTGGTGAAAAAATTCGGATGATTAGCTCTGGATTTTTGCATGCAGATTGGGTTCATTTGGGTTTCAATATGTATGCTTTGTATCTTTTTGGGGATATTGTTTCTAAAATTTTAGGCGCTCCAAACTTCTTAATAATTTATTTTGGAAGCTTACTTGCGGGTAGTTTGTATACATTATATTATCATAAAAGCGAACCTTATTACAGTGCAATAGGCGCATCAGGAGCAGTTTCGGGTATTGTTTATGCTTCTATTTTGTTGTTTCCAGATATGCAATTATTATTGTTTTTTGCGATTCCAATGCCAGGATATGTTTTTGGAGTTGGGTACTTATTATACTCAATTTATGGAATGAAAAGACAGCTAGGAAATATTGGGCATGCTGCACATTTAGGAGGTACAATTGGTGGTTTTGCAATTACACTTTTGTTGGTTCCTGAATTGTTTTTAGTGAATACAATTTTTGTTTTTTTATTAGCAATTCCAATTATTCTATTATTGATTTTTGGAAATAAACTGAAAAGTTTATAG